The DNA window ATCGGTCAAGCCCTTCAGTGGCGACTCTTACCCGTGAGAGGAACATTACACGGCCTCCTTGATTCGAGCGTGATACTCGGCCCGACCTCTGAATTGCCAGCGATCCCGGCTAACCACATCGTCTTCCGGGAAGCGCGTGTCCTGAACGGCAACATCAGCCGCCTCCCCTTCCCAAAAGTAGTCAACCATTTCGCCAGTTCCCAAGTAGCGCGCCTGGCCCGGAAAAAAGTCCGGAAAGCCCTCAGAAAATGCTTCGGCTAAGCCCCCCGTGTTCTGGACAATTCTCGGTGCTAAAGGAGCAGCCAGCGGACAGGACTTTCGCCCCAGATAGGGCGTAAAAACCGGGCACCGTAGCGCTTCCGCGATGTCCTCAAGGGACCAATCGCTCTGGGAAGACAACGATACGGCCACATACCACAGGCCATCACATCGGTATTCTCGTCTGGAGATGATGGTGTTCAGGCGGTCGCTCGAGAACCCCATCTCTTCCTTTCGCGTCAAGTACTGCCTGTTGCGGTTGCGCTTGGGAACCTGAACTGTGTGAAAATCGCGAATGAACGAGCCAGGAGTGATCTGCTTAACTCCAAAAACCACAGCCTCAGCCAGGGACTGCTGGGCCGCAGCATCGTCCCGACGAATGCCCAACGCCGCCGCGACTATTCCGATCAACGCCGAGCGGCCCGGGTGGTCTGAGGTTGGTCGCGCTTCACCGACCGCGGGCGTGCCCCAACTCGCCAGGGGGCCGTAAAGCTGAAAAATAAGGTAGTCCATACACCCTACTCCGCCTGAAGAAATTTCAGCAGGTCATCGAACTTTCCGCTGCCTTCCACAGTGTTGAGCGCGTACCGCTTATCAGCACACGCTCCGTAAACCTGGTCGAATCGCTCTACCTGTGACTCAAGACAACGGATCGCCTCGCTGGCCTGGTCCTCTCCCTGGATAGGTTTAAGGAACGCTACCGATAACGAGCGGGGCTGTTGCGGTCCCTTTTCCGCCAATACGTAACTGGCGTAGGCTCGCGAGCCGAAACTGTTCTGCTTTCCGCTCGGCGCTATTTTTATGGCCGCTTCGGTGAGCGCCGCAATAGCGCGGTCGGCGAGGTCCGCATCGCCACGCAGGTTATCGACAAGCTGATCCCGGTTAATACACACATAACTGTAGAAAACGCCTGCGGCGAAGCCGGTTTCGCCGATGTGCGCTGCGCCTCTGTCTTCCTCGTTATTAAGGTCATCGACTGCGGTAAAGTAGTCATCCTCGATCACGACGCCGTGCACGGTGATGGCATGAGCCACCTGGCAGGCGGCTTCCACGTTGAACTCGGGCGCGCTGGCGAGCATCCGCCCAAACAGGGCGACATCGACGGCGGCCGGCTTCTTGCGTAAAAGCTTCAGCTCTTCCTCGTCGGGTGC is part of the Hydrocarboniclastica marina genome and encodes:
- the cas5e gene encoding type I-E CRISPR-associated protein Cas5/CasD; translation: MDYLIFQLYGPLASWGTPAVGEARPTSDHPGRSALIGIVAAALGIRRDDAAAQQSLAEAVVFGVKQITPGSFIRDFHTVQVPKRNRNRQYLTRKEEMGFSSDRLNTIISRREYRCDGLWYVAVSLSSQSDWSLEDIAEALRCPVFTPYLGRKSCPLAAPLAPRIVQNTGGLAEAFSEGFPDFFPGQARYLGTGEMVDYFWEGEAADVAVQDTRFPEDDVVSRDRWQFRGRAEYHARIKEAV
- the cas7e gene encoding type I-E CRISPR-associated protein Cas7/Cse4/CasC translates to MTKFVQLHLLTSYPPANLNRDDLGRPKTARMGGAERLRVSSQSLKRHWRTSDLFQEAAANHVGTRTKRLGIGVQDRLLAGGVKEKDAKEWAAKIAGVFGALKKNSVEIEQLAHVSPEEQQAVNELAERLIAEGHAPDEEELKLLRKKPAAVDVALFGRMLASAPEFNVEAACQVAHAITVHGVVIEDDYFTAVDDLNNEEDRGAAHIGETGFAAGVFYSYVCINRDQLVDNLRGDADLADRAIAALTEAAIKIAPSGKQNSFGSRAYASYVLAEKGPQQPRSLSVAFLKPIQGEDQASEAIRCLESQVERFDQVYGACADKRYALNTVEGSGKFDDLLKFLQAE